ATCTACTCTCATGTTAACTTTCCTTTTTGCTGTTGTGTGAAACTCTTCTTTTCTAATTCTACTTTTTCCTGTTCATCATCAACTGACTGTGTGTCCGAGGCAGTGAGAATGTTTAGCTGTTGGGTATACTATGTCAAACTGAAATGGCAATGCTTATGTCTTAGAGCATTAGGCTAGGAAATTTTCTTATGCCAGCAGGTGAAAGTAAAGGTAGATTTGTTCTACCACACTTACCTGACTGTGTTTTGTTAATGGTTTCCAGATATTTTTGATATGTCTCTGTGTCTCATGCAGACGTGGATCTAATGTCTCGCTGGTGCTGGACATGAGTGCTTTGGGTTCTGTGGAGCCTTTGAGTAGTATTGTTGTGACCCCACGTGAGCGTGCAACTCAGGAATACCTGCAGTCAGCCGGTCGGGTCCTCTCACGGCATCAGCTTCGTGacatcacactgaacacacagTTGCTGCATGCAGAGTTTGCCGTAAGTAACACACCAGTGCAATAAGTAAGTTCAGCAATAATTTGGTTCAGGTTGGCTTTACTTAATCATGGGAATTACAGACAGTTGGGGTTCAGTTCGGCATCTTTCAGTGCTTATGTTATGACAGTTTGACAATTTCTGTTGTATTTAGTTTTCAGAACGTGTACTTTTTTATCCACAGGAAATTCCAATGAACTTTGTGGATCAGAAAGAACTGGATATCCCAAATCATGGATCAAAAAATAGATACAAGACCATTTTGCCAAGTTAGTATTAGAATTTCTAATGAATAGCTTTTAACTGTATGTCATTTTACTCTGAGCTGAGTGTTTATCTGGAGGCAatagtggcctaatggttagagagttggacttgtaacccaaaggttgcaggtttgagtttCAGTAcgggcagggattgtaggtggggggagtgaaatACCAGCACTCtgttccaccctcaataccacgactgaggtgagacccttgagcaagacaccaaaAACCCAGGTGccacagcaaaaatggctgcacACTGGTGTGTGGGtttgcagtatgtgtgtgtgtatgtttgttgactactcactgctgtgtgtgtgcacttggatgggtgaaatgcagagcacaaattccgacaCCATTAACAGTGGGACACCATATGTATAGagcacagataaaaaaaaatttcctttgaaaaaactgccataatgtaactcatttgacttttttcatctgtggagcacaaaaggagaaattttgaagaatgttcacactgatttttgccataaaatggCATACCTAATCACaataagtaagatttttttattctaaagtGTAAGATGATCATAACAGGAGTTTTTAAGTGAAATCAGTTGCAGTGACTACAAAGATTGAGCTTTTTAATGCAATGTTTACTTAAAGAAGATTGGATGGGTAATATTTGCattcataattaatttaataaaaaaaagttatattttaaatagtaaagaaAACTATTAAAATCAAATAGTTCCAATAGTTTTTGATGCAGTGCTAAACTTGGAACAGAGAATCTGTAAATTCTTCACTGGTTTCCATATAATTTTTACTGGTATTGATACTGTAGTGAACTTTTGGTACATTATTGTGACAACACTATTGCAATACTGCTACATTTACATTAtacaaaataatcatttaataatcGGATTGATGTCTCAATTGGACTAAAATGACTCAGTCCTAGCATAATTGTAGGAATGACATTTCAGTCCGATTGAAAGTGATTGCAGAGTGTAGACCTTAAATAATGTGCATAAGGTTAAATTTTATGAACTAGCCAGTAGCAGCTTTTACAACAGTTTTGATGACATCAGACTGCACTTCAGCTTCTCATTTGATTTTCTGTCCAATCAGATACTCTAACTTAGTATCAGATACTAGATCTATACCTGAAATTGTTCAGTTGTTAGTTGTTCACAATTATTGAGCCACAAAAGAAAGTGCATTAAAGTTTACATAAGTGTTTCATGCTAGGGATGTcctatataccgtattttctggactataagtcacactttttttcatagtttggctggtcctgcgacttatagtcaggtgcgacttatttatcaaaattaatttgacatgaaccgagagaaatgaaccaagagaaaacattaccgtctacagccgcgagagggcgctctatgctgctcagtgctcctgtactctacactgagcagcataaagcgccctctcgcggctgtagatggtactgttttatcttggttcttggttctaaataaatgcgacttatagtccagtgtcaTCACGTATTTTtgtactgatgcgacttatacttaggtgcgacttatagtccgaaaaatacggtactcttTTTAGCAATATCAATCTTTTTTCACATGAATATTTTCTTTCACTAATTAGTTGAGAAGGATgccattgtatttgttttgttttggctcGATTCTGACTTGTTTACACTGTGctgaaaatttttgtttgttttttatatttctttgtgTTGATGTGAATCGAATATAATGCTACAAAAATgttcacaaaattcacatttaatttcaGATCCACATTCCAGAGTTATTCTGAAGAGCAAGAACTCAAACGACTTGCTCAGCAGTTACATTAATGCCAACTACATGAGAGTAAGTTCAATTTTCAGTGACACGCTCACAAATTCTTTAGTAGCCCATGACAAAGTCCCACTTAATGTCGTTCATGAGGAAACTTAACGTAAATCTACTACTATCAGTGATTGTAAAGTGAAACATGGTAAGAGGAGAGTTTAGTTTGATCCCAAAATTTACCAAGTATCCAAAAGAGTCTTGCTGGTCTAATTTGGCTCTGATGGTTCTTTATACTTACAGTTCAGCTCCATTATGCTATTAAATCTGTTTTAAGTTCAGCACTTCTTGTCTCCAGGGCTATCTCAAAGATGAGAGAGCCTTCATTGCCACTCAGGGTCCAATGATCAATACGGTGAATGACTTCTGGCAAATGGTCTGGCAAGAGGACTGCCCTATCATCATCATGATTACtaaactgaaagaaagaaatgaagtaattttcaataaaaatatctaTAATGTTCTTAATATGGCTAAATAGACTGTCGATGTGCATAACTGTTTTACTTTTTCAGAAATGTGTTCTGTACTGGCCTGAGAAGAGGGGGATCTATGGAAGGGTGGAGGTCTTTGTTAATAATGTGAAGGAATGTGACCACTATATAATCCGCTCCCTTACACTAAAGGTATTTGCATTAGAAGATAAACACCCTTTAGAAAAATGGTTGAAAAGTAGCAATTATGTGGCAGGATTAGGTCTTATGAATAATTTCTTTtagcatacattttaatttatagatTTCGGCAGATACTATACAAAGGGACTAATACAAGTGGAATCGGTTCATCTAAGAGAAATACAATGGCCAGATACTGTAATGGAGCAAATGTTTTTGTATCCCCAGCAAGGAGGCCAGAGTCGTAAAGTGCAGCACTACTGGTATACCTCATGGCCGGACCATAAGACCCCAGAGAGCGCTGGACCCCTGCTGCAGTTAGTTAATGATGTTGAGGAGGACAGGAGAGGCTTTACATCCCGTGGGCCGGTAATTGTACATTGCAGGTACAGGAGCTTACCAGCAAAATATTACGAATTGTCTACCGTTTAACACTTTTCCACCATTGCACGACATGCACAGTATTGTCCAtgtaataaagtaaaaaactTTCATAATTCAGTTACAATACAAACATATAATCAATCATTAACCATTTAAATTATCTTTGACCTTTTGTAGCGCTGGAATTGGTCGGACGGGGTGTTTCATAGCCACATCAATCGGCTGTCGTCAGTTGGAGTTGGAGGGAGTTGTGGATGTGCTGGGAATTGTGTGCCAACTTCGGACAGACAGGTACAACTGGTTCAGTATTTTGAAATACGATTACGAAAACAATTATGAATATGATTACAACATAAATTCTTGAATTGAAATGGCTGAAGTACTAGGATAGTTCACCATAAAACAAAACATcttttttgttccaaacctgtatgtatttctttcttctgccgaacacaaaataatatattttgaagtatgAGAGTAAGCTGAAATTATCAGGTttttatactatggaagtcaactgAGCccggcaactgtttggttacccacattcaaGATATATAGTAACAGAAAACACTGACATATAATACGACACCTGACATTGCACCTCCCACCTGACACAACACCCTCAACTGGGGGCTCGGCAGACCAAGGCCGAGCTAGTGGGAGTGAGGATGAAGGATGAGCCGGGTGGAGCCAAAGAGAGTGGAAGGCTAAAGAGCAGGTGGAGGTCTGGAAGTTTAGTAAAATCCAAGTGACGATGGACCAAGGTTAAGCCAAAGGAACAAGGGAGCCTGAGGGATGACTGACCACAGTAGAGACCACAGAGGGAACGATGAGCCTATGTCTTCACAGGGTGAGTGGAATCATGGGCTCAGAAGCCGGAGGTGGAGCCAGcattgagaaaatggaagctcgaGGTGGAGCAGGTGTGCTAGATGGAGCCAGAAGAGAAGAAGTCGAGGAACTGGTTAGAAATAGTGAAGAACAGGAACCAAGAAGCTGGGTTGGACAAATCGACCAGGGCGCTGGGCCAAACGTGGAGAGATAAACAAGCTTAGAAGCTGGATTGAACCATCAGAGTAAGAAGGTCCAGGAAAGTGCTTGGAATCAGAGTGCCCAAAAGGCCTTGGGGTTGCGAACACACTCCAGAGAATCTAGATCTCTGCCCTGGGAAGGACTGGAGTAGACAGATGGAATTGGAAAGTAGCTGGATAGTCTCAGATGTGCTCCGTTTCCATCTCCTCCATGACGAAATAGCCATAGATCATATCTGATGTACCGTACAAGACTACTGTGGTGCTGTGAGAGGGAAAGGTATAGTACATATAGTCATCCAATTCCTCCTGAAAACATGCTTTAAGCATGTGTCTACTCCTGGGGACTGGAtggaacaagtaaaaaaaaatcctccaAAGGGGGCAGCCAGACTGGTGGAGGTTTAATAGCTAGTCCTAGctagaataaatacataaatttaggtctggtttcacagacagggcttaagcaATGCAGCTCAGTTATGTATTTTAATCTGTAGATTCACTGTTTGAAAGAAAATCACATAAAACACTTCTTTCAGCAGCTAAAACAACTACAAAAAGCAAAAAACTATAAAcatgattttcataaaattctaattTTAATTGTGATTGTTGTTGCAAGGCTTGACTGTAATCATGTGGTGTCTTTTTCCACAGGGGTGGAATGATCCAAACGGAGGAACAATACGAATTTGTGCATCATGTCTTGAGTCTCTATGAAAGCCGCCTTCCTGTGGAGCCTGGACAGTGAACAGCTAGAGGAGCTTCATTGTTCATACCAAGAGATCTGCTATTGCCATGAGCTTTCTGATTCAGGAGAGAAGACCGCATATGATGTTTGTGAAGATGGATCTTTGTGGAATTTGGTTATGTGCGTGTCAAGGCAAGGGTTGCACACATCACAACTGCCGGCAAATGTATTTCTTGGCATATCTTTTAAAGTAGCCTCTTCCATGCTTTCCAAGGCCACTAGTGTTAAGTGTCACTGTACAAGGTCTAGTTCCACtaaatactgctttttaaaaacatgtatttcaTTAGAATACATATTTGTTTTTCGCTTTTGTACTTATTGGTTAATGGTTTGTAGGCATATTTTATTCTGCTGATGCTAAACACAATTTTTTAATATTCAGACTGTGGTTCCTGTGTTGCTGCTACTGAATCTACAGTGGCGcaacaaatattttgtttgagCTGTAGTTCATAGACTGAATTGAATGTTATGAAAAAAGGACTGGATGCCTCAGAATTTCTTTTGCGTTGGCATTGCTGAATGCACAAAACAACAGCAAACCCAGAACGAATGACTTTTTTGAGTGGATTCCTTTAAATaactaacacatgtggaattCATCAACATTTGAATTGTTCTAGAGACTCACTTAATCTGTCACTGATTCCTAAGTGGATCCTGAATGATTAAGTGGCTTAAAAAAAAGAGaatcggagaaaaaaaaaaaacgaatttgaATAAATATCCAGTCATGATTCGTGACAGCTatgaaaccaaaataaataacacCACAACACATTtggggaaaaaatatttaaagttttaagaggttttacttgtgtatagaaataaaaaaattattaaatattcataataatgCATACACGGTTTTAGTGTGAACGTTCATGTATCCTGGGACCACAAGGGTTTTGCTGCTAATACCGCAATTGTTTATGGCTTTAGGAATTAAATATGTTGTATGAAAGTGAATATTTCTAATACATTTgttttctattgtatttattattatgaaaattattGTTACTATTACCTGATACTTTTCTAAACTATGGTTATTGTCAGTGTGCACTGTTATGCTATATATTTTCCACTGTGTGGGCTTAATGTTAGGCAGTCA
The DNA window shown above is from Carassius carassius chromosome 26, fCarCar2.1, whole genome shotgun sequence and carries:
- the LOC132105962 gene encoding tyrosine-protein phosphatase non-receptor type 5-like translates to MNTALVVISSLMGLHVTGGISVDNEVYQRPHRRMANGLTGPVYQHMGVLSQEKALGFNGEFLQAQSRGRLAKLMPAGFLQSHFQRAPQRQSDISFLQNHVENKPVSAHHSVTMEKNDDIELYVSSVGASEPVAHEEMIRLLNINTLHHSSGPLATTEASTEKTVFKDHHEKNSVWGKDGFYVLVICLTIFIIVVTCLMVLYRIKEKEFLDHQLKDPSPPSRDIQLAPIPVYGAQPPLTLKNSMVQANQTSKPSATHSTSSTSAPSCNISIHPSHSSVTTSEPQCPPGHSVAELKPTVSSTHSPFRMKSVAGLQERRGSNVSLVLDMSALGSVEPLSSIVVTPRERATQEYLQSAGRVLSRHQLRDITLNTQLLHAEFAEIPMNFVDQKELDIPNHGSKNRYKTILPNPHSRVILKSKNSNDLLSSYINANYMRGYLKDERAFIATQGPMINTVNDFWQMVWQEDCPIIIMITKLKERNEKCVLYWPEKRGIYGRVEVFVNNVKECDHYIIRSLTLKQGGQSRKVQHYWYTSWPDHKTPESAGPLLQLVNDVEEDRRGFTSRGPVIVHCSAGIGRTGCFIATSIGCRQLELEGVVDVLGIVCQLRTDRGGMIQTEEQYEFVHHVLSLYESRLPVEPGQ